One genomic region from Anguilla rostrata isolate EN2019 chromosome 2, ASM1855537v3, whole genome shotgun sequence encodes:
- the LOC135248801 gene encoding disks large-associated protein 5-like isoform X1 — METRFSHLYQRDSSVSMLRVKMARRRSQSQKENRDRAVNRHRRLDQLPELEVSSLDESVIKLPAAASDEMAPGQNQVKSGRSAAVEERKKMLARYKEAKELQKEKARREKEKKGGVFKVGVYKPQPLNVLPQISSAPIRAKTSVPAQSSRVTRSMKQQVQKPPTHRAAVAASRKVDPAEIRAPLSRAVGKPQSAAASARGKAAPAEAAVRPATTRAASRSQTASLAGARKPAPEAAANVSKTRAGNKQPAAPPIGRGNPAQGKSTTRAQSRVQKCAQPAEVEEMDTSPADPCSEAEQAQKEEEQQEVVEEEEEEEEERENLPAGSFAPQGFVFQAPCGLKPFPFVPLTPRSADAFLTPSYIGVPPALSFSPLPPRDQVEPPRSSPSLPPPLSPQEPQHDVLYFRSVLASETAQLSSLCEEWHLRPEDSSIPEESRDRIRTAVGQARLLMKERFSQFQGLVDDCELGRGEKVTTCTDLQGFWDMVYFQVEDVIRKFDALREAESRGWQEEHKSPPRPKKTKKPRPAAAAGKAGAGGGASAAARSRLAAVKAAMKAKRAAESAPMETQPDSAPPAAQPDPAQTVVFHGGFFRVESPIRVPGASRQSSRRSAVPSLPGSPCPASQFTTPARHRPSVPAHPSPLPSLSLSTPTACTPRPLPQGQCTPPKPALHAGAPCGQSEYDDRQPVAAPAGGQAERTGTLTQPPEEALEPSSQSQALERAAKTNSQYRLAPEEAEQTASQLEGVAEPKADGSVLPFPSLQALTPEAVGQNRSLCLSLSPCQTADQLPGEGRGLSFTLSPCQTADPASDCGLSLTLSPCPSDGAEQRSPSASSLSLLAPLDPHTPAPCSMDSPAGSSEACMAVSPDAPYAENTPGLDFERYLRPTLRCSPSPQSAAVAMEASPLLATSPCTDVQMDSPGPQLEGQPEGVSLVHAAPVPLIPLGHTFSPQAHQLEDGELLLFTSEPRDRVRQSVCERDLMTFTPPCGR; from the exons ATGGAGACGCGCTTCTCTCACCTCTACCAGCGGGACAGCAGTGTCTCCATGCTGCGGGTGAAGATGGCCCGTAGGCGATCCCAGTCCCAAAAGGAGAATCGGGACCGCGCTGTGAACCGTCACCGTCGCCTGGACCAGCTACCCGAGCTGGAGGTATCGTCCCTGGACGAGTCTGTAATCAAGCTTCCAGCGGCGGCCAGTGACGAGATGGCACCCGGGCAAAACCAAGTAAAAAGCG GCCGCAGTGCAGcggtggaggagaggaagaagatgcTGGCACGGTATAAGGAAGCCAAGgagctgcagaaagagaaagcgagaagagaaaaggagaagaagggCGGGGTCTTCAAGGTGGGCGTGTATAAGCCCCAGCCCCTGAACGTACTGCCCCAGATCTCTTCTGCACCAATCAGGGCCAAG ACCTCAGTGCCAGCCCAATCCAGCAGAGTCACACGCTCCATGAAGCAGCAGGTCCAGAAG CCACCAACGCACAGAGCGGCTGTTGCTGCATCCAGGAAAG TGGACCCCGCTGAGATCAGAGCGCCACTGAGCCGAGCTGTCGGCAAGCCGCAGTCCGCGGCCGCGTCTGCCCGAGGAAAAGCAGCTCCAG CGGAGGCAGCGGTCCGTCCCGCGACGACCAGAGCGGCCAGCAGGTCTCAGACGGCCTCCCTGGCGGGCGCACGAAAACCTGCGCCAG AAGCAGCTGCCAATGTGTCAAAAACCAGAGCTGGCAACAAGCAGCCTGCAGCGCCTCCTATTGGCAGGGGCAACCCTGCACAAG GCAAGAGCACGACAAGAGCACAATCCAGAGTGCAGAAG TGTGCCCAGCCTGCCGAGGTGGAAGAGATGGACACCAGCCCAGCTGACCCCTGCTCTGAAGCGGAGCAGgcacagaaggaggaggagcagcaggaggtggtggaggaggaggaggaggaggaggaggagagggagaatcTGCCTGCTGGGTCTTTCGCCCCTCAGGGTTTTGTGTTCCAGGCTCCGTGTGGCCTCAAGCCCTTCCCGTTTGTCCCCCTCACCCCTCGCTCTGCCGACGCCTTCCTCACTCCCAG ttacatTGGCGTTCCTCCAgccctgtccttctctcctctgcccccccggGACCAGGTGGAGCCCCCtcgctcttctccctctctcccgcctcctctctccccccaggaGCCACAGCACGACGTGCTGTACTTCAG GTCGGTGCTGGCCAGTGAGACGGCCCAGCTGAGCTCTCTGTGTGAGGAGTGGCATCTGCGGCCTGAAGACTCCTCCATCCCTGAGGAGA gtcgGGACAGGATCCGCACTGCGGTGGGCCAGGCCAGGCTGCTGATGAAGGAGCGCTTCAGCCAGTTCCAGGGCCTGGTGGACGACTGCGAGCTGGGCAGGGGGGAGAAGGTCACCACCTGCACCGACCTGCAGGGCTTCTGGGACATGGTCTACTTCCAG gtggaaGACGTGATCAGGAAGTTTGACGCTCTCCGAGAGGCGGAGTCTAGAGGCTGGCAGGAGGAGCACAAGTCTCCACCCCGCCCAAAAAAGACCAAG AAGCCACGCCCAGCTGCAGCCGCAGGGAAGGCCGGGGCCGGAGGCGGGGCCAGCGCCGCTGCCCGCAGTCGTCTGGCCGCGGTGAAGGCGGCCATGAAAGCCAAGCGCGCGGCGGAGTCGGCTCCCATGGAGACCCagcctgactccgcccctcctGCCGCCCAGCCTGACCCCGCCCAGACCGTGGTCTTCCACGGGGGCTTCTTCCGCGTAGAGAGCCCCATCCGCGTGCCCG gggccTCAAGACAATCCTCTCGTAGGAGTGCcgtaccctccctccctggctctCCGTGCCCCGCCTCACAATTCACCACCCCGGCGAGGCATCGCCCCTCTGTGCCCGCTCACCCGTCCCCtcttccctcgctctccctcagCACCCCCACTGCCTGCACAcctcgccccctccctcagGGTCAGTGCACTCCTCCCAAACCTGCTCTCCATGCTGGCGCCCCCTGTGGCCAGTCGGAGTATGACGACAGGCAGCCTGTGgctgctcctgcagggggcCAGGCCGAGCGTACTGGAACCCTCACCCAGCCTCCAGAAGAAGCCCTAGAGccctccagccaatcacaggccctAGAGCGTGCGGCAAAAACCAACAGCCAGTACAGGCTTGCCCCAGAGGAGGCGGAACAAACAGCCAGCCAATTGGAGGGTGTGGCCGAGCCCAAAGCAGACGGCAGTGTTCTTCCCTTCCCATCTCTCCAGGCTCTGACGCCTGAGGCTGTGGGCCAGAACCGCagcctctgcctctccctctccccctgtcagACAGCAGATCAGCTTCCTGGTGAAGGCCGTGGGTTAAGCTTCACCCTGTCCCCCTGTCAGACAGCAGATCCCGCTTCAGACTGCGGGTTAagcctcaccctctccccctgcccATCTGACGGTGCTGAGCAGCGTTCCCCTTCCGCCTCCTCCCTGAGCCTCCTGGCCCCCCTGGACCCTCACACACCAGCGCCCTGCAGCATGGACAG CCCGGCTGGTTCTTCTGAGGCCTGCATGGCCGTCTCTCCGGACGCACCCTACGCTGAG AACACTCCAGGTTTGGACTTTGAGCGTTACCTACGGCCCACCCTGAGGTGCAGCCCTTCGCCGCAGTCGGCTGCGGTCGCCATGGAAGCATCGCCGCTGCTGGCAACGTCCCCGTGCACCGACGTGCAGATGGACAGTCCTGGACCTCAGCTGGAGGGGCAGCCGGAGGGAGTTTCCCTGGTGCACGCGG
- the LOC135248801 gene encoding disks large-associated protein 5-like isoform X2 encodes METRFSHLYQRDSSVSMLRVKMARRRSQSQKENRDRAVNRHRRLDQLPELEVSSLDESVIKLPAAASDEMAPGQNQVKSGRSAAVEERKKMLARYKEAKELQKEKARREKEKKGGVFKVGVYKPQPLNVLPQISSAPIRAKTSVPAQSSRVTRSMKQQVQKPPTHRAAVAASRKVDPAEIRAPLSRAVGKPQSAAASARGKAAPAEAAVRPATTRAASRSQTASLAGARKPAPAAANVSKTRAGNKQPAAPPIGRGNPAQGKSTTRAQSRVQKCAQPAEVEEMDTSPADPCSEAEQAQKEEEQQEVVEEEEEEEEERENLPAGSFAPQGFVFQAPCGLKPFPFVPLTPRSADAFLTPSYIGVPPALSFSPLPPRDQVEPPRSSPSLPPPLSPQEPQHDVLYFRSVLASETAQLSSLCEEWHLRPEDSSIPEESRDRIRTAVGQARLLMKERFSQFQGLVDDCELGRGEKVTTCTDLQGFWDMVYFQVEDVIRKFDALREAESRGWQEEHKSPPRPKKTKKPRPAAAAGKAGAGGGASAAARSRLAAVKAAMKAKRAAESAPMETQPDSAPPAAQPDPAQTVVFHGGFFRVESPIRVPGASRQSSRRSAVPSLPGSPCPASQFTTPARHRPSVPAHPSPLPSLSLSTPTACTPRPLPQGQCTPPKPALHAGAPCGQSEYDDRQPVAAPAGGQAERTGTLTQPPEEALEPSSQSQALERAAKTNSQYRLAPEEAEQTASQLEGVAEPKADGSVLPFPSLQALTPEAVGQNRSLCLSLSPCQTADQLPGEGRGLSFTLSPCQTADPASDCGLSLTLSPCPSDGAEQRSPSASSLSLLAPLDPHTPAPCSMDSPAGSSEACMAVSPDAPYAENTPGLDFERYLRPTLRCSPSPQSAAVAMEASPLLATSPCTDVQMDSPGPQLEGQPEGVSLVHAAPVPLIPLGHTFSPQAHQLEDGELLLFTSEPRDRVRQSVCERDLMTFTPPCGR; translated from the exons ATGGAGACGCGCTTCTCTCACCTCTACCAGCGGGACAGCAGTGTCTCCATGCTGCGGGTGAAGATGGCCCGTAGGCGATCCCAGTCCCAAAAGGAGAATCGGGACCGCGCTGTGAACCGTCACCGTCGCCTGGACCAGCTACCCGAGCTGGAGGTATCGTCCCTGGACGAGTCTGTAATCAAGCTTCCAGCGGCGGCCAGTGACGAGATGGCACCCGGGCAAAACCAAGTAAAAAGCG GCCGCAGTGCAGcggtggaggagaggaagaagatgcTGGCACGGTATAAGGAAGCCAAGgagctgcagaaagagaaagcgagaagagaaaaggagaagaagggCGGGGTCTTCAAGGTGGGCGTGTATAAGCCCCAGCCCCTGAACGTACTGCCCCAGATCTCTTCTGCACCAATCAGGGCCAAG ACCTCAGTGCCAGCCCAATCCAGCAGAGTCACACGCTCCATGAAGCAGCAGGTCCAGAAG CCACCAACGCACAGAGCGGCTGTTGCTGCATCCAGGAAAG TGGACCCCGCTGAGATCAGAGCGCCACTGAGCCGAGCTGTCGGCAAGCCGCAGTCCGCGGCCGCGTCTGCCCGAGGAAAAGCAGCTCCAG CGGAGGCAGCGGTCCGTCCCGCGACGACCAGAGCGGCCAGCAGGTCTCAGACGGCCTCCCTGGCGGGCGCACGAAAACCTGCGCCAG CAGCTGCCAATGTGTCAAAAACCAGAGCTGGCAACAAGCAGCCTGCAGCGCCTCCTATTGGCAGGGGCAACCCTGCACAAG GCAAGAGCACGACAAGAGCACAATCCAGAGTGCAGAAG TGTGCCCAGCCTGCCGAGGTGGAAGAGATGGACACCAGCCCAGCTGACCCCTGCTCTGAAGCGGAGCAGgcacagaaggaggaggagcagcaggaggtggtggaggaggaggaggaggaggaggaggagagggagaatcTGCCTGCTGGGTCTTTCGCCCCTCAGGGTTTTGTGTTCCAGGCTCCGTGTGGCCTCAAGCCCTTCCCGTTTGTCCCCCTCACCCCTCGCTCTGCCGACGCCTTCCTCACTCCCAG ttacatTGGCGTTCCTCCAgccctgtccttctctcctctgcccccccggGACCAGGTGGAGCCCCCtcgctcttctccctctctcccgcctcctctctccccccaggaGCCACAGCACGACGTGCTGTACTTCAG GTCGGTGCTGGCCAGTGAGACGGCCCAGCTGAGCTCTCTGTGTGAGGAGTGGCATCTGCGGCCTGAAGACTCCTCCATCCCTGAGGAGA gtcgGGACAGGATCCGCACTGCGGTGGGCCAGGCCAGGCTGCTGATGAAGGAGCGCTTCAGCCAGTTCCAGGGCCTGGTGGACGACTGCGAGCTGGGCAGGGGGGAGAAGGTCACCACCTGCACCGACCTGCAGGGCTTCTGGGACATGGTCTACTTCCAG gtggaaGACGTGATCAGGAAGTTTGACGCTCTCCGAGAGGCGGAGTCTAGAGGCTGGCAGGAGGAGCACAAGTCTCCACCCCGCCCAAAAAAGACCAAG AAGCCACGCCCAGCTGCAGCCGCAGGGAAGGCCGGGGCCGGAGGCGGGGCCAGCGCCGCTGCCCGCAGTCGTCTGGCCGCGGTGAAGGCGGCCATGAAAGCCAAGCGCGCGGCGGAGTCGGCTCCCATGGAGACCCagcctgactccgcccctcctGCCGCCCAGCCTGACCCCGCCCAGACCGTGGTCTTCCACGGGGGCTTCTTCCGCGTAGAGAGCCCCATCCGCGTGCCCG gggccTCAAGACAATCCTCTCGTAGGAGTGCcgtaccctccctccctggctctCCGTGCCCCGCCTCACAATTCACCACCCCGGCGAGGCATCGCCCCTCTGTGCCCGCTCACCCGTCCCCtcttccctcgctctccctcagCACCCCCACTGCCTGCACAcctcgccccctccctcagGGTCAGTGCACTCCTCCCAAACCTGCTCTCCATGCTGGCGCCCCCTGTGGCCAGTCGGAGTATGACGACAGGCAGCCTGTGgctgctcctgcagggggcCAGGCCGAGCGTACTGGAACCCTCACCCAGCCTCCAGAAGAAGCCCTAGAGccctccagccaatcacaggccctAGAGCGTGCGGCAAAAACCAACAGCCAGTACAGGCTTGCCCCAGAGGAGGCGGAACAAACAGCCAGCCAATTGGAGGGTGTGGCCGAGCCCAAAGCAGACGGCAGTGTTCTTCCCTTCCCATCTCTCCAGGCTCTGACGCCTGAGGCTGTGGGCCAGAACCGCagcctctgcctctccctctccccctgtcagACAGCAGATCAGCTTCCTGGTGAAGGCCGTGGGTTAAGCTTCACCCTGTCCCCCTGTCAGACAGCAGATCCCGCTTCAGACTGCGGGTTAagcctcaccctctccccctgcccATCTGACGGTGCTGAGCAGCGTTCCCCTTCCGCCTCCTCCCTGAGCCTCCTGGCCCCCCTGGACCCTCACACACCAGCGCCCTGCAGCATGGACAG CCCGGCTGGTTCTTCTGAGGCCTGCATGGCCGTCTCTCCGGACGCACCCTACGCTGAG AACACTCCAGGTTTGGACTTTGAGCGTTACCTACGGCCCACCCTGAGGTGCAGCCCTTCGCCGCAGTCGGCTGCGGTCGCCATGGAAGCATCGCCGCTGCTGGCAACGTCCCCGTGCACCGACGTGCAGATGGACAGTCCTGGACCTCAGCTGGAGGGGCAGCCGGAGGGAGTTTCCCTGGTGCACGCGG